A DNA window from Chryseobacterium sp. MEBOG06 contains the following coding sequences:
- a CDS encoding acyl-CoA thioesterase — translation MAKIKKASESLTIMTNIVLPNETNSLRNLFGGELLAKMDRCASISAARHCERRVVTASVNHVSFNHPIPEGGVVVLESKVSRAFSTSMEVYVDVWLDDPINQKKIHTNAGIYTFVAVDEFNRPIPIPEMVPETEEEKERFAAAFRRKELSLILSGRMKPLESVELKKLFQEPQEPKKDKK, via the coding sequence ATGGCAAAAATAAAAAAAGCGTCAGAATCTCTGACTATCATGACCAATATCGTTCTTCCGAATGAAACAAACTCTTTAAGAAATCTTTTCGGTGGTGAACTTTTAGCAAAAATGGACCGTTGCGCGTCTATTTCTGCTGCAAGACATTGCGAAAGAAGAGTGGTAACAGCTTCTGTAAATCACGTTTCCTTCAATCACCCAATTCCAGAAGGTGGAGTGGTGGTATTGGAATCTAAAGTTTCCAGAGCATTTTCTACTTCCATGGAAGTATATGTAGATGTATGGCTGGATGATCCAATCAACCAGAAAAAGATTCATACCAATGCTGGGATCTATACTTTCGTTGCGGTAGATGAATTCAACCGTCCTATTCCTATTCCGGAAATGGTACCGGAAACAGAAGAAGAAAAAGAAAGATTTGCTGCTGCATTCCGTAGAAAAGAACTTTCACTGATTCTTTCCGGAAGAATGAAACCACTGGAATCCGTAGAGCTGAAGAAATTATTTCAGGAGCCACAGGAGCCTAAGAAAGATAAAAAATAA
- a CDS encoding serine hydrolase domain-containing protein, with protein sequence MKTRNLVLILTALLSLFSCKKKSEATEVSAENTTNLPNYGNVDLGKVFTKADGQLSNKQATINYIDQYYKKIWEAGDLSGGILVAKGDEILYENYRGFGREGDQMPIDKNTPLHVASVSKTLTAMAMMKLVEAGKIKLSDHLSQYFPGFPYPNVTVQTLLDQRSGLPKYEYFITKIQPGAEELSKKFVTNQDVLNMIIKYKPDLARDTDTGFMYCNTNFALLALLIEKVTKTPFPQAMKEMIFTPLKMNNTYIFQEKDIPTASQSFYYGRNKLYPLDRLDLIYGDKNVYTTPRDLYNFSKAMFSKNFLKPELMQMVFTPYSNEKMGMNNYGLGFRMKLFDNGEKLTYHNGWWHGTNSVFAHLLKSKVTIVAIGNKYSNRVYTALALSGLFENFPLQKDKLHTVMNDNKDSLNSGQEVFGE encoded by the coding sequence ATGAAGACGCGTAATTTAGTACTTATTTTAACTGCCCTTTTATCCCTATTTTCTTGTAAAAAAAAATCTGAAGCTACAGAAGTTTCGGCTGAAAACACGACCAATCTTCCTAATTATGGAAATGTAGATCTGGGGAAAGTTTTTACCAAAGCTGATGGCCAGCTTTCAAATAAGCAGGCAACTATTAACTATATAGATCAGTATTACAAAAAAATCTGGGAGGCAGGAGATCTTAGCGGAGGAATTCTTGTTGCTAAAGGAGATGAAATTCTGTACGAAAATTATAGAGGATTCGGAAGGGAAGGGGATCAAATGCCGATTGATAAAAATACACCTTTGCATGTCGCTTCTGTGTCGAAAACATTAACGGCAATGGCAATGATGAAGCTGGTGGAGGCCGGAAAAATAAAATTGTCTGATCACCTTAGCCAGTATTTCCCGGGATTCCCTTATCCCAACGTTACTGTTCAGACTTTGCTGGATCAGAGAAGCGGACTTCCAAAATATGAATATTTCATTACAAAAATACAGCCCGGAGCGGAAGAACTTTCAAAAAAGTTTGTTACCAATCAGGATGTTCTGAATATGATCATTAAATATAAACCGGATCTTGCAAGAGATACAGATACAGGGTTTATGTATTGCAATACCAATTTTGCTTTATTGGCTTTACTTATTGAGAAAGTAACAAAAACTCCTTTTCCGCAGGCGATGAAAGAGATGATTTTCACACCGCTGAAAATGAATAATACCTATATCTTCCAGGAAAAAGATATTCCAACGGCTTCACAGTCTTTTTATTATGGTAGAAATAAACTATATCCGCTGGATAGACTGGATTTGATCTACGGAGACAAAAATGTATATACAACACCAAGAGATTTATATAATTTTTCGAAAGCGATGTTCTCAAAAAATTTCCTGAAGCCTGAGCTGATGCAGATGGTATTTACTCCATACAGTAATGAAAAGATGGGTATGAATAATTATGGACTTGGATTCAGAATGAAATTATTTGATAATGGTGAAAAACTGACTTACCATAATGGATGGTGGCATGGGACAAACTCTGTTTTTGCGCACCTTCTGAAGTCTAAAGTAACTATTGTAGCGATTGGAAATAAATATTCAAACAGAGTATATACAGCACTCGCATTATCAGGATTATTTGAAAATTTCCCTTTACAGAAAGATAAACTCCATACTGTAATGAATGATAATAAAGATAGTTTGAATTCCGGACAGGAAGTTTTTGGAGAATAA
- a CDS encoding 2-hydroxyacid dehydrogenase encodes MKILLLDKNHPLITEQLLAQNFILEEDFTSSYDEVCSKIQNYDGIIIRSRIPLDKNFLEKGKNLKFIARVGAGMENIDIPVAEKLGIQLINSPEGNRDSVAEHVVGMLLILMNRLFIASQEVKNGIWKREENRGDELLGKTVGLIGYGNMGKATAKRLSGFGCKVVFHDLLPDLSDEFATQVSLKELKQSAEIVSLHIPLTEESHYLIDETFIADMKNNFYFVNTARGKNVKTKALVEAIKSGKVKGACLDVLEYEKSSFENIETENEDLSYLLESENVIVTPHIAGWTHQSKEKLAQFIVDKIVASYC; translated from the coding sequence ATGAAAATTCTTCTTTTAGATAAAAACCATCCTCTCATTACAGAACAGCTTTTAGCCCAGAATTTTATTTTGGAAGAAGATTTTACATCTTCCTATGATGAGGTTTGCAGTAAAATTCAAAATTATGACGGAATCATTATCAGAAGCAGAATTCCGTTGGATAAAAATTTCCTTGAGAAAGGGAAAAATCTGAAGTTTATTGCTAGAGTAGGTGCTGGAATGGAAAATATTGATATCCCTGTGGCCGAAAAGCTGGGTATTCAGTTGATCAATTCTCCAGAAGGAAACCGAGATTCTGTTGCGGAACACGTGGTAGGAATGTTGTTAATTTTGATGAACAGACTTTTTATTGCTTCCCAGGAAGTGAAAAATGGTATCTGGAAGCGTGAAGAAAACAGGGGGGATGAGCTGCTGGGAAAGACCGTTGGTCTTATTGGCTATGGAAATATGGGAAAAGCTACGGCTAAAAGGCTTTCAGGGTTTGGGTGTAAAGTAGTCTTCCATGATCTTCTTCCCGATCTTTCTGATGAATTTGCAACTCAGGTCAGCTTAAAAGAACTGAAACAGTCTGCAGAGATCGTAAGTCTTCATATTCCTTTAACAGAAGAAAGCCATTATCTTATTGATGAAACATTCATTGCTGATATGAAAAATAACTTTTATTTTGTCAATACAGCAAGAGGTAAAAATGTAAAAACGAAAGCTTTAGTAGAAGCAATAAAGTCAGGGAAGGTAAAAGGAGCGTGCCTGGATGTATTGGAGTATGAAAAATCTTCTTTTGAAAATATAGAAACCGAAAATGAAGACCTGAGCTATTTGCTTGAATCTGAAAATGTAATTGTTACTCCTCATATTGCCGGATGGACTCATCAGAGCAAAGAAAAACTGGCTCAGTTTATTGTGGATAAGATCGTAGCCTCTTATTGCTAG
- a CDS encoding heme-binding domain-containing protein, whose translation MKTAKKIIFWTFVAFALIQFVPIDRVNKPVDASVNFVDSRKSPEKVATLLKNACYDCHSNETVYPKYAFIAPVSWSVKSHVNEGREHLNFSIWGTYNKELKENILDRSVEALKHKTMPLPGYIVYHDEAKLNDAERTLLIQYFEEMLKTKTY comes from the coding sequence ATGAAGACGGCGAAAAAAATAATATTCTGGACTTTTGTAGCTTTCGCTCTGATCCAGTTTGTACCTATTGACAGAGTTAATAAACCTGTTGATGCTTCTGTGAATTTTGTTGATTCCAGGAAGTCTCCGGAAAAGGTCGCAACATTGCTTAAAAATGCTTGTTATGACTGCCATTCCAACGAAACGGTATATCCTAAATATGCTTTTATAGCACCGGTTTCATGGTCTGTAAAGAGCCATGTTAATGAGGGGCGCGAGCATCTTAACTTTTCCATCTGGGGAACCTATAATAAGGAATTAAAAGAGAATATACTTGACAGGTCTGTTGAGGCCCTTAAACATAAGACAATGCCATTACCCGGCTATATTGTTTATCATGACGAGGCTAAGCTTAACGATGCAGAAAGAACACTCCTTATTCAATATTTTGAGGAAATGCTGAAGACTAAAACGTATTAA
- a CDS encoding TonB-dependent receptor, whose translation MKGLFFLGLSVGSVAFMQAQNKDSLKVREIEAVSFTKRLPVAKEIINVQKDLESRNLGQDLPILLKNQTSIISTSDAGNGVGYTGFRIRGVSGSSINVMMNGVPYNDSESQGTFFVNVPDLTSSASQIVIQRGVGTSNNGVSAFGASVNVISKDPEEKFYFKTDDSYGSFNTYKYAAEIGSGKFWKNRLSVMGRYTRIHSDGYIDRASSDLHSYNFTALFEEGKTKLRLMAFGGKEKTYQAWGGVTKERWETDPKFNGSGVIYDANWENIVGFYDNETDNYRQSHYQLLWEQKFNDRWNLETTFHYTKGKGYYENYKQDNAFSRYNLPNIIENGQTVKSSDFIRKKWLNNDFYGVVSTLYGKFENLDINVGAVANQYYGRHFGNVSGVFYPQIEESEYYRNRSVKNEVSGFAKALFRVNNFEFFGDLQLRNITYNTKILMAGDKEGANLDKNWLFFNPKAGVNYRIDGGKVFLSYAHAHREPNREDIMANNDVKPEKLHDFEAGLEKQFGVVSVTANLYYMYYVNQLVLNGNLSNVGAFIRTNSGKSYRRGIEIGALAKLSKKWEVTGNLTLSQNRNQDFNIQNGTVPQSLGNTQISFSPNVIANLGVRFNPTKNFQFALMNQYVDKQYLDNTEDKNFQLKDYFLTDFNAQYQFKIGNNDIALKLLVNNLFNRKYVNNGAVDGSQAYYFAQAGTNFMFGISWKIQ comes from the coding sequence ATGAAAGGATTATTTTTTTTAGGGCTTAGTGTAGGCTCTGTAGCCTTTATGCAGGCTCAAAATAAAGACTCTCTGAAAGTCAGAGAAATTGAAGCGGTCAGCTTTACTAAAAGACTTCCTGTTGCTAAGGAAATTATCAATGTTCAAAAAGATTTAGAAAGTAGAAATCTAGGACAGGATCTTCCTATTCTTTTGAAAAATCAAACTTCCATTATTTCGACTTCTGACGCTGGAAACGGAGTAGGATATACGGGGTTCAGAATTCGTGGAGTTTCGGGGTCGTCTATTAATGTTATGATGAATGGGGTTCCCTACAATGATTCGGAAAGCCAGGGAACGTTTTTTGTGAATGTTCCGGATTTAACGAGTTCAGCATCGCAGATTGTCATTCAGAGAGGAGTTGGAACTTCCAATAATGGGGTTTCTGCTTTTGGAGCAAGTGTGAATGTTATTTCAAAGGATCCCGAAGAAAAATTTTATTTCAAAACAGATGACAGCTATGGCTCTTTTAATACGTACAAATATGCTGCTGAAATAGGTTCCGGAAAGTTCTGGAAAAACCGTCTTTCAGTAATGGGAAGGTATACCAGGATTCACTCTGATGGCTATATAGATAGAGCATCCTCAGATTTGCATTCTTACAATTTTACAGCTTTATTCGAAGAAGGAAAAACAAAGCTTAGACTAATGGCTTTTGGTGGAAAAGAAAAAACGTATCAGGCGTGGGGTGGAGTAACCAAAGAAAGATGGGAAACTGACCCTAAGTTTAATGGATCAGGCGTGATTTATGATGCCAACTGGGAAAATATTGTTGGCTTTTATGATAACGAAACCGATAATTACAGACAGAGCCACTATCAGTTATTATGGGAACAGAAATTCAATGACCGATGGAATCTGGAGACCACTTTTCACTACACCAAAGGAAAAGGATATTATGAAAATTATAAGCAGGATAATGCTTTTTCAAGATATAATCTTCCCAATATTATTGAAAACGGACAAACCGTTAAATCGTCAGATTTTATCAGAAAAAAATGGCTGAATAATGACTTCTACGGTGTCGTTTCAACGCTTTACGGGAAATTTGAAAACCTTGACATCAACGTTGGGGCAGTAGCCAATCAGTATTACGGCAGGCATTTCGGAAACGTTAGCGGCGTGTTCTATCCACAAATTGAAGAAAGCGAATATTACAGAAACCGCTCAGTGAAAAATGAAGTTTCAGGTTTTGCAAAAGCGTTATTTAGAGTGAATAACTTTGAGTTTTTCGGAGATTTGCAGCTTAGAAATATCACTTATAATACCAAAATCCTGATGGCTGGTGATAAAGAGGGTGCTAACCTGGATAAAAACTGGCTGTTTTTTAATCCGAAAGCGGGTGTGAATTACAGAATTGATGGTGGTAAAGTGTTCTTATCCTATGCACACGCCCACCGTGAGCCGAACAGAGAAGATATCATGGCCAATAATGACGTTAAGCCGGAGAAACTTCACGATTTTGAAGCCGGTTTGGAAAAACAGTTTGGAGTTGTATCTGTAACGGCCAATCTTTACTATATGTATTATGTAAATCAGTTGGTTTTAAATGGTAACCTTAGCAACGTTGGGGCATTCATCAGAACAAACTCAGGAAAGAGCTACAGAAGAGGAATTGAAATTGGTGCATTAGCAAAACTATCAAAAAAATGGGAAGTTACCGGGAATCTGACGTTAAGCCAGAACAGAAATCAGGACTTTAATATCCAAAATGGAACCGTACCTCAGAGTTTGGGAAATACACAGATTTCATTCTCTCCCAACGTGATTGCTAATCTGGGAGTGAGATTCAACCCAACCAAAAACTTCCAGTTTGCCCTGATGAACCAGTATGTTGATAAACAGTATCTGGATAATACAGAAGATAAAAACTTTCAGCTTAAAGATTATTTCCTGACCGATTTTAATGCTCAGTATCAATTTAAAATTGGCAACAACGATATTGCACTGAAATTATTAGTAAACAATCTATTCAACAGAAAATATGTGAATAATGGAGCAGTGGATGGTAGCCAGGCTTATTACTTTGCCCAGGCAGGAACCAATTTTATGTTTGGGATCAGCTGGAAAATTCAATAA
- a CDS encoding Ig-like domain-containing protein, with the protein MKRFLLLFVICFLVHSCARVGSPVGGPRDTLAPKFLSSNIDTTRINVKRDIHELRLDFDEYITLKDISKNLIISPPIKNIKRILPSNIANRFVLIQWTDTLQANTTYNFNFGNSIVDNNEANILRYFNFAFSTGDKLDDLYVSGEVKDAMEIKKKTGNNENKLVVGLYQLKDTMNYKQKPYYITKVDDDGYYELNYLSPGKYKIIAFDDENGNSIYDAGKEKIGFQKEPLDIDKSISGLNLKVYPSKKPVKYSEMKEVSGGVLMMFEGHPEDVKVQSLNEKLKDVKITHTPKSDSVRIWFDAVKSDVGQTVNEKLLFSHDKGPKKDSAYTVSLFYKYNKKNAMDIFSDNDGSTLAPKADFKILSNYIVDKIDPSKWTLNIKGDSLTTLPFNAKISATNPYQILIQSDFISGKDYQLTVPKETVSSFYAKNVQSKRFDFGIGKVEQYGSLEFTLTNAPAFNYWIQLLDSSDKVVHQKYTKGDKVKFDLLKPEEYFVRILVDNNGNKYWDEADFTNQVFAEDAYIFYKKALVRALWETREDWDLNDKRTLENPKGTVSPVVPAVPAADSKEVGTVKQQAKKEIKSTNAILTPVK; encoded by the coding sequence ATGAAAAGGTTTCTTTTATTATTCGTTATCTGTTTTCTTGTACATTCCTGTGCAAGAGTGGGATCACCTGTAGGTGGACCAAGGGATACTTTAGCACCAAAGTTTTTAAGCTCAAACATTGATACTACAAGAATCAATGTAAAAAGAGATATTCACGAGCTCCGTCTGGATTTTGATGAATATATAACCCTGAAGGATATCAGTAAGAACCTGATTATCTCTCCACCCATTAAAAATATCAAGAGAATTCTTCCATCTAATATTGCGAATAGATTTGTTCTTATTCAATGGACAGATACTCTTCAGGCCAATACGACCTATAATTTTAATTTCGGAAATTCCATCGTAGATAATAATGAAGCAAACATACTTCGTTATTTTAATTTTGCTTTTTCTACTGGTGATAAGCTGGATGACCTCTATGTAAGCGGTGAAGTAAAAGATGCTATGGAGATCAAAAAGAAAACCGGAAACAACGAAAATAAACTGGTTGTGGGATTGTATCAGTTGAAGGATACAATGAATTACAAACAGAAACCTTATTATATCACTAAAGTTGACGATGACGGATATTACGAACTGAATTACCTGTCTCCTGGCAAATATAAAATTATTGCCTTTGATGATGAGAACGGAAATTCTATCTATGATGCCGGAAAAGAAAAAATTGGATTCCAAAAAGAACCCTTGGACATCGATAAATCAATTTCAGGGCTGAATTTAAAGGTTTATCCTTCTAAAAAGCCTGTGAAGTATTCAGAAATGAAAGAAGTTTCGGGTGGAGTTCTGATGATGTTTGAAGGGCATCCTGAAGACGTGAAAGTTCAGTCATTGAATGAAAAACTGAAAGATGTAAAAATCACCCATACTCCTAAGTCAGACTCTGTAAGAATCTGGTTTGATGCTGTGAAAAGTGATGTTGGGCAGACGGTGAATGAAAAGCTTTTGTTCAGTCATGATAAAGGACCGAAAAAAGACAGTGCCTATACTGTTTCACTATTTTACAAGTACAATAAGAAAAATGCTATGGATATCTTTAGTGATAATGATGGCAGTACTTTGGCTCCGAAAGCAGATTTTAAAATTTTATCAAACTATATTGTCGATAAAATTGATCCATCAAAATGGACATTGAATATTAAAGGTGATAGTTTAACAACTTTACCATTTAATGCTAAAATTTCAGCAACTAATCCTTATCAGATTTTAATTCAGTCAGATTTTATAAGTGGGAAAGACTATCAGCTTACAGTTCCTAAGGAAACGGTATCTTCTTTCTATGCTAAAAATGTTCAGTCAAAACGTTTTGATTTTGGTATTGGTAAGGTAGAACAATATGGAAGCCTTGAATTCACTCTGACGAATGCTCCTGCCTTTAATTACTGGATTCAGCTGTTGGATTCTTCGGATAAAGTAGTGCATCAAAAATATACAAAAGGGGATAAGGTGAAATTTGATCTTCTGAAACCGGAAGAGTATTTTGTACGGATATTGGTAGACAATAACGGGAATAAATATTGGGACGAAGCAGATTTTACCAATCAAGTTTTTGCTGAAGATGCCTATATTTTCTATAAAAAAGCGTTGGTAAGAGCATTATGGGAAACCCGAGAAGATTGGGATCTGAATGATAAAAGAACACTTGAGAATCCAAAAGGAACGGTTTCTCCTGTAGTACCAGCAGTCCCAGCCGCTGACTCTAAAGAAGTGGGGACAGTAAAACAACAGGCTAAAAAAGAGATAAAATCCACTAATGCAATCCTAACTCCTGTGAAATAG